Genomic window (Wenzhouxiangella marina):
CGACAACCCGACCTCGCTGCCGTTCTGGGTTCGCGACGCGGGTCAGGTCCTGCAGGGCAAGGTCGGCCACTACGTGTTCACCTCGACCCTGTCGGTCTATGCCTCGAACGCACAGCGCGGCCAGGACGAGACGGCTGAACTGTTGGCCTACGACGGCCCGGACATGATGGCCGAGACGATGGAGAACCTGCGCGCCAACATGGGGCTCTACGGACCGCTGAAGGCCGAGTGCGAGCGCGAGGTCGAGCGCTGGTTCCCCGGCAAGAACACCATCATTCGACCGACCCTGATCGTTGGCCCGGGCGACCAGACCGATCGATTTACCTACTGGCCGCTACGCCTGGCCCGCGGGGGAGAGGTGCTGGCGCCGGGCGATGGCAAGGATCCGGCGCAGATCATCGACGCCCGTGATCTGGCCGAATGGACGATCCGCATGGCCGAGTCCCAGGCCGGCGGCGCCTACAACGCGGCCGGGCCGGACTACGAACTGCATTTCGACGCCATGCTGCACGGCATCCGTGCCGTGACCGGTGTGGCGGCGAAGCTGAACTGGGTGCCGGCGGAGTTCCTGGCCGAGCAGGGCGTCAGTCCCTGGTCGGACATGCCGGTCTGGATTCCCAGCCAGGGCGAGTATGCCGGCTTCAGCAGCTGGTCGAACGCGAAGGCGATCGCCGCTGGCCTGAGCTTCCGGCCGCTGGCGGACACGGTCTCTGCCCTGCTCGAGTGGTTCCGGGAGCAGCCTGAAGAACGTCAGTCCACGATCCGTGCCGGCCTTTCACCCGAACGCGAAGCCGAAGTGCTGGCCGCCTGGAGGCAGAGATGAGTACCTTCATGACCTTGGTGGCCTGGTGCCTGCTGTTCGTGCTGGCCTGGCCCCTGGCCCTGCTGGTGCTGATCCTCTGGCCCCTGGTCTGGCTGATCAGCCTGCCGTTCCGCCTGCTCGGGATTGCCGTGGAGGGCGTATTCAGTTTCCTGCGCGCGATCATCCTGCTGCCGGCGAGATTGCTGGGGGAGCGGCCGCGCTTCAATTGAGCGGGCCTGGAGCTCGCGGCGGGCGATGAGGCAACGCTGAAACCGTCCAACTGCCTGTTGCGCCCGCAGGTCGGGGCAGCGCAGGTCGGAGGCGTGGCGCGGTTGGCCGTAGGCCAGAAGCGCCGCGCTGGAGACCGTCCGCGCGTGTCCCCGACGGTCCATCCCACCGGCACCTGCGGCGAATGGACTTTCGATAGCAAGGGCCATCGGAACCCCATCCTCTCGGAAACCATCGGTGATCGAGAATGCAGTGATTTCTGCGCAATGCGTGTATCGAAAGTTCGGTGCCGGCTGTAGGATTGCGCCGTCGAATTGACGGAGATGTCGGATGCATGGTCCGTCGGGGACGTGGCCCCGACCTACGGGCGGCTTCGATGAAGGCTCATTGTCCCGATCAATCAGTCAATCGTCGCCGTTCGCTTCGGATTCCGGGGGGATGCGCGTCGCCTGCCAGGTGAAGGCGCGCCATTCGCCGCCTTCCTTGCGGAAGATGCCGGTGTTGAAGTACTCGCCGATCCGTTCGCCGTCCTGTTCGGCAAACAGGCGGAAGGTGATCACGGCGATGTCGCCCATGACCCGGATATTGACCTCTTCGCCCCCGTAGCTGGGGCCGGCCGGCGCCTCTTCGGCTGCCTCCTCGAAACCGGCCATGATCCGATCCTTGCCGAAGCGCTGACCCGAGGAGCTGGTATAGATCAGGTCTTCGGCCCAGAAGCGCTCGTGGACGGCTTGCTCACCGGCACCGGCCAGGAAAGCGTGCAGCATCCGCTCGAGCTCTGCCTGCTCGTCGGCCACGGCGGCAAAGGTGGTGGATTGAAGCAACAGCAGGAGCATGGCGAGCAGAAGGCGCTTGGTCATCTCGGGTGTCCGGATCGATGTGTGGTAGGAGGATAGCGCAGGGCGGCGGAGACTTGGGCATTCGCATACGTGCGCTTTGCCTGCAGCATCGGTCCGTCGGGTTCGTGGAGATTTCTGGGACATGGACCGTCGGGCGCACGCGCGGCCGGTCTTCGGCGCGGCGCTTCTGGCCTGCGGCCAATCGCACCACGCCTTCGACCTGCGCTGGCCCGACCTGCGTTGGGCTTCGATCGATATCGCGAAAATGCGCGCTCGGCGTAGGTCGGCCCCACGTGGCCGACGACCGGACGATTCCGTGGCCACCTGAAATCGGGTGTCTGGCGAGAAACCGTGCTAATCGTAGCGGAGGCCGAGCTGCCTGCGATATCCGTGCGTCGGGCTTTCCATGATGGTTGAGGCATTGCGCAGTCGGGTTGGTGGAGATATCTGGGACATGGACCGTCGGGGACGTGGCCCCGACCTACCGCGGGCCTCGATCGGGCGATGTGTTATCGGTTCTTACAGGGGCATCCGGTGATCCGGTGTGCCTTCTTTCGGAATCGGGTTTTCCGCAACCGGAAACCGGAAACCGGAAACCGGAAACAAAAAAGGCGGGCCCCGAAGGACCCGCCCATTCGCCTTTCAGCGAAGTCTTGCTGTGTCGTTTCAGATGTCGAAACGATCGGCCTGCATGACCTTGACCCAGGCGGCGACGAAATCGTTGACGAACTCTTCTTCGCCATCGACGGACGCGTAGGCCTCGGACACGGCGCGCAGCTCGGAGTTGGAACCGAAGATCAGGTCGACCGGGGTGGCGGTCCACAGGTCTTCGCCGGTTGCGCGGCTGCTGCCGACGTAGATGCCTTCCATGTCCTCATGCTGACGCCACTGGTAATCCATGCTCAGCACGTTGACGAAGAAGTCATTGGTCAACTGGCCCGGGGTGTCGGTGAACACGCCGTGGTCGGCGCCGCCGATGTTGGCGTCGAGGGCACGCATGCCGCCGATCAGCGCGGCCATTTCCGGCACGGTCAGGTCGAGCAGGGCTGCCTTGTCGACCATGGCGTCCAGCGGCGGGAAGTAGTGACGGTCGCTGTAGTAGTTGCGGAAGGCGTCCGCATACGGTTCCAGCCAGCCGAAGGAATCGACTTCGGTCATCGCCTGGGTGGCGTCGCCACGTCCCGGCACGAAGGGCACGGTGATGTCGTGACCGGCATCGGCAGCGGCCTTTTCGATGGCGGCGGCACCGCCGAGAACGATCAGGTCAGCCATCGAGATGTCGGCACCACGGCGACCGTTGAAGTCCTGCTGAATGCCTTCCAGCACGCCAAGGACGCGGGTCAGCTCTTCCGGGTTGTTGACTTCCCAGCCGATCTGCGGCTCGAGGCGGATGCGAGCACCATTGGCGCCACCGCGCATGTCGCTGGCGCGGTAGGTCGAGGCCGAGGCCCAGGCCGTGCGCACCAGTTCCGGCACGGTCAGGCCCGAGTCGAGGATGGTTTCCTTCAGGTCCGCGATCTGTGCGTCGCTGATGACATCGCCGTCCCAGGTCGGGACCGGATCCTGCCAGCTCAGCACATCGGCCGGCACTTCGCTGCCGACGTAACGAGCCCGCGGGCCCATGTCGCGGTGGGTCAGCTTGAACCAGGCGCGGGCGAAGGCGTCTTCGAACTCCTGCGGGTTGGCCAGGAAGCGCTCGGCGATGGCACGGTAGGCCGGGTCACGCTTCAGGGCCACGTCGGTGGTCAGCATGATCGGGGTCGAGGTGCCGGCACCGGGCTGGACTTCAGGCACGGTGCCGTCCAGGGCGCCATTCTTGGCGACCCACTGCGGCGCGCCCGACGGGCTCTCCGAGAGCTCCCATTCGAAGCCGAGCAGGTTGGTCAGGTACAGCATGGTCCAGCGCGTCGGCTGCTGGGTCCAGGCGCCTTCGTGGCCGCTGGTGATCGTGTCGGCGCCGTTGCCGGTGCCGCAGCGGTTCTTCCAGCCCATGCCCATGTCTTCGATCGGCGCGGCGGCGGGCTCGGCACCGACGCATTCGCCCGGATCACGGGCACCGTGCACCTTGCCGAAGGTGTGGCCGCCGGCGATCAGAGCCAGCGTCTCTTCGTCGTTCATGGCCATGCGGCCGAAACTCTCGCGGATGGCCTGAGCCGCGGCGATCGGATCGGGCACGCCGCCCGGGCCTGCCGAGTTGACGTAGATCAGGCCCATCTGGGTGGCGGCGACGGGGCCCTCCAGGCGGCCGTTGCCATCACGGCGCTCGGCGGCCAGCATCGCTTCTTCCGGGCCCCAGTAGACGAGATCCGGTTCCCAGTCGTCCTCGCGACCACCGGCGAAACCGAAGGTCTGGAAGCCCATGTCTTCCATCGACACGTTGCCGGTCAGGACCATCAGGTCGGCCCAGCTCAGGGCGCGGCCGTACTTCTGCTTGATCGGCCACAGCAGGCGACGGGCCTTGTCGAGGTTGGCATTGTCCGGCC
Coding sequences:
- a CDS encoding nuclear transport factor 2 family protein; translated protein: MTKRLLLAMLLLLLQSTTFAAVADEQAELERMLHAFLAGAGEQAVHERFWAEDLIYTSSSGQRFGKDRIMAGFEEAAEEAPAGPSYGGEEVNIRVMGDIAVITFRLFAEQDGERIGEYFNTGIFRKEGGEWRAFTWQATRIPPESEANGDD
- a CDS encoding NAD-dependent epimerase/dehydratase family protein, which produces MTQTRRDLLKLGGLGLGAMAMSGLSSPLAAAMGAVTPAPRPLNILILGGTGFTGPFQVRYALARGHRVTIFNRGNKSIDWPGPVEELVGDRNEGDLSALEGREWDVCIDNPTSLPFWVRDAGQVLQGKVGHYVFTSTLSVYASNAQRGQDETAELLAYDGPDMMAETMENLRANMGLYGPLKAECEREVERWFPGKNTIIRPTLIVGPGDQTDRFTYWPLRLARGGEVLAPGDGKDPAQIIDARDLAEWTIRMAESQAGGAYNAAGPDYELHFDAMLHGIRAVTGVAAKLNWVPAEFLAEQGVSPWSDMPVWIPSQGEYAGFSSWSNAKAIAAGLSFRPLADTVSALLEWFREQPEERQSTIRAGLSPEREAEVLAAWRQR
- the katG gene encoding catalase/peroxidase HPI, which translates into the protein MTASTATMAMGDARSNQFWWPDQLDLSPLRDQDASSNPYGEDFDYAAEFATLDLDEVKADIRAVLTDSQDWWPADWGHYGPFFIRMAWHSAGTYRVVDGRGGAGGGQLRFDPQNSWPDNANLDKARRLLWPIKQKYGRALSWADLMVLTGNVSMEDMGFQTFGFAGGREDDWEPDLVYWGPEEAMLAAERRDGNGRLEGPVAATQMGLIYVNSAGPGGVPDPIAAAQAIRESFGRMAMNDEETLALIAGGHTFGKVHGARDPGECVGAEPAAAPIEDMGMGWKNRCGTGNGADTITSGHEGAWTQQPTRWTMLYLTNLLGFEWELSESPSGAPQWVAKNGALDGTVPEVQPGAGTSTPIMLTTDVALKRDPAYRAIAERFLANPQEFEDAFARAWFKLTHRDMGPRARYVGSEVPADVLSWQDPVPTWDGDVISDAQIADLKETILDSGLTVPELVRTAWASASTYRASDMRGGANGARIRLEPQIGWEVNNPEELTRVLGVLEGIQQDFNGRRGADISMADLIVLGGAAAIEKAAADAGHDITVPFVPGRGDATQAMTEVDSFGWLEPYADAFRNYYSDRHYFPPLDAMVDKAALLDLTVPEMAALIGGMRALDANIGGADHGVFTDTPGQLTNDFFVNVLSMDYQWRQHEDMEGIYVGSSRATGEDLWTATPVDLIFGSNSELRAVSEAYASVDGEEEFVNDFVAAWVKVMQADRFDI